The nucleotide window ATGCTTAGGGTTCTTGGGGCTAAACAAGCAGTAAACAAAAGCACAGAGGGTGGTGAAAATAATAAACACCGTAGCCAAAATAATACGAAGAACAGCAAGCACAATTCACTCCTTACTCACCGCAAGATTACAGTGATTAAATAGTTTTAGATGCTTGAAGTTTTCACTCTATTTAACCGAATTGCAACAATTAACTGTTATGGGGGGCTTTTTTTAGATCTTTATATAAAACAAGGACTAACAATGGGTGTTTGACACGATCATCGAGCTTACACGTGTTCACCAGTAGGTAGGCATGTTCACCAATACTGTTTATTTGGATCCGACTTTTCTACCCATTCAGGATCTTGACGTGACTCTAAATAGAGTTGTAGGCCGTTATAGGACATGAAAGCTGCAGGGCCACCAAGATGCTCGAAATAGTCAAAATAATCATCTTCGAGTGAACAAAGGTGAGCTAAATCTTTAACGTTATTCATCATTGCCCATTGAATGGCAAATACAGGCGCTATTGAGCCAGAGATACTCACTTCTTCGACATTCGGGTTGAACAGTGAGTTGGCTTGTTCAAGCAGTATCTCTTCTTGTTCAGACTCTTGCTGTAACACCTCTTCGATGATCTCTGAGCGTTTGGTATTAGAGACATTCTTGTTTAGCTTGGCGATTCGTAGTGCGTAGCTAAAACGGTCTGTTGAAACGATATCGACAAGTTGCGATAGCAGCTCTTTGTCTACGCCCGCAGCCTTAGTGAAATAATCGATACATGAATTGATTGAAGCATAGCGAGTACCGTCGAATTCAAAGCCACTGGTTTCGTCGTAGACCTCTATTACAATGTCATCAACCGACAAAGGCCAACCTTTATAGTCGATTCGCTGTTTGGCTATTTGATACATCTTCCAAGCACTGCGCCCAAACCCGCCAAGTGTCGATCCCGAGAAATCTGAATCAATAAGCTCTTGCTCCGTCCAGTTCTCACCGATGCCTAGGTGCTTTGCGTACTTATCGATGAGTGCGTGTTTTATCTGATCGCGCACAGCCCAAATTGAGGTTAGATCCTTTGCATACCTAACACTCGCGCACTCCTTACAAGCCGGTAGTGCAATCGGTGAATAGTCTATCTTGGCAATAGCTTGTGCATTCTTAGGGAATTCAACAACATCATCGGAAGGTTCACCACAAAACCAACAGGTGTGGCGCAGGTTAAATGGGATGTCTATGTGTGAGTATGTGGTCATTAGTCTTTTGTCGGCTAGGTGCTTGAGGTTGGTTTAATTATCAAAACAATTATCCCTGTTCGGGCTTGTCCTTGCACGCTGTTATTGGGTCTTCTGACTATATTTAACCAACGACAATAATAAAATCAACGCAATTCGGAGGCTGTGTATGTTCTTTATTCTCGCTTTGTTCTGCATCTTTCTGGTGGGATACCTCGCCCAAACTACCGGCCTTTGCATGGTTCGGGGCGTTAAAGAGGCGACAAGCGGATCACCAATGTTGATTGTCGCGATTGTGTTTAGTGGCTCATTGGCTTGGGTGTTTATGGCATTAGGATCGGCAGTGGAAGGACGAGCGTTATCTTCTGCGTTTTGGCCGAGTCTGTTTTCTCTGTTTGGTGGTTTTCTGTTTGGTATTGGCGCGGCAATTAATAGTGGTTGCGGAGTTTCGACGGTTAGCCGTTTAGCTCGTGGCGAAGTGGTTATGTTGGCGACCATATTAGGGTGGTTCGTTGCTTGGCTGTTGTTTGCTCCGGCTTTACCGACGGAGTTAAAAGGTTCTCGGTTGGTTTTATCTGATTTTTCTCGTTATGCATTTCTTGGGATCATTTCGTTCATTATTGTGGTGAGTTGCTACTTCATGAATGTGGTAAATCGCAAGTTATGGTTCTCAATGTTGGGGATTGGGTTAATGGCAGGCTTTGTTTTCTTGTATGAGCCACACTGGACGCCAAGTGGATTGTTGAAATCTATGGGGACTTCTCTTTGGCACGGCAAAGCCGAAGATTGGCCAAGCAGCGAGCGCTTTATATTGATGATCTCTCTGTTAGTTGGCATGGTCAGCGCCGCGTTCTTTACTGGGTCTTTTTCTTTGAGGTTTAGTCCGATACGTCGATTTGGCAAACATTTGGTTGCTGGTGTGCTTATGGGCTTTGGAGCCGTAATGGCAGGTGGCGGGAACGATACTCAGCTGTTAGTGGCAATGCCAGTACTTTCTCTGGCCGGTGTTTTTTCTGTGTTGAGTATCATTGTGGGCATATATACCGGAGTTAAGTTGATTCAAAGCCGATAGTTAGCGACAGTACGTAAATAGCATAGGCACGTAATTTGAGAACATAATGAAATACATCGGAATTGATGGCTGCAAGGCGGGTTGGATCGCTTGGATTGTCTCTGGCAATGAGATACCTACGTTTAAAGTGGTAAACACCCTCGATGAGTTGGTTGATGAATTTGCAGGTTCGACGACGTTAATCGATATGCCGATTGGCTTTAGTGACTCGCTCACTCCAGATAGGTTATGCGATAAAGCGGCAAGACGTTTTCTTACCAGTAAGCGTGGCTCTTCCGTTTTTCCTGTTCCGTGTCGTGAGGCGGTTTACCAAACCGATTACATTACGGCGTGTAATACCAATGTGCAGCAGCTTGATAAGAAGTTTTCTAAGCAGACTTGGGGAATTGTGCCCAAGATCCGCGAACTTGATGAACTAATTGAATCTCACCCAAGCCTTTCGATAAGGGAATCACATCCTGAAGTTGTGTTTGCAGCATTGAAAGACGAACCGCTGACGTTTTCCAAACGAACACAAGAAGGCAAAGAGGAACGGCTTTCTATTATTCAGCAACTCGCCCCTCAATGGTGTGACCGCTTGTCGTTGGCCATTTCAAATACCAAGCGTAAAGACGTCGCGATAGATGATATCTATGATGCTTTTGTACTGATGTTGATCGCCTATTACGCTCCGCAATTATCGACCTTACCTGAACTTTCTGATGTTGGTGGAGAAGCGGATGTCGACCAGAACGGACGAGTTCGAGAGATTGTTTATTGGAACAAAACGCGCTAACAAAACGTGCCCTCAATTTGGCTTAATATGCTATTTTCCAACTCCTGCTACTTTTCACTCTTACTATTTTTGAGTCTTTGATATGAAACATTTTATTGTCGGCTGGTTGGCCACTGTGCTCAGTGCTGCGAGTTATGCTCAAGTTGCGCCTATATCTCAATGGCAGTGCGATATGATGAAAAAGAACAATGTATTGAGCAGTGGTGCGCCTGTTGGTTGTGAGCGGTTATCCAAAGTGGATTTCGATTTCATTAATTTCAAAGGGGAAACGCAACAGGGCAATATGATCGTGCTTGATGTTATTGCGCCTGCTGTTGAACAAATCTTTTCAGAGCTTAAACAGCGCAATTTTCCTCTTCATTCCGCTCGCCTAATGCGTGAATTCAGAGGTGACGACAACGCCTCAATGGACGCGAACAACAGCAGCGCCTTTAACGCTCGTCCTATTACAGGCGGAGGAGGTTGGTCGAAACATGCCTATGGTGTGGCAATCGACATCAACCCAGTTCAAAACCCTTTCTTAGACTTCGATAACAACGGACTAATCACGGTAAAGCCATCGCAATCGGCTACCCGCTATGTGAACCGTACTCGCTTTCGTGCTCGTGACGAAATTGAACGCCGAGGCATGGCAGAAGATGTGGTTGAGCTGTTTGCTCATCACGGATTTATGATCTGGGGAGGGGATTGGAATAGCCCCATCGACACTCAACATTTGGAGGTCGGCTCAAGAAAGTTCGTCAATCAACTGCTCTCTAAACCCAAACCTGAAGCCAAAGTGTTATTTGAGCGCTACGTCGAATCTTATCGACAGTGCTATCTCAAAAATAAAGGCGAGAACGCAGAAAAAGCTCGAGCTATCTGTGCAAAGAAAACAGTCGGGACTTTTTAGTGCTATGTTTATCTAGAACCGTTTGTGTTTTAGCAAGTTAAACTCGCTTCAAGTGTGTTTTGAATAGCTAAGGTCAGCGCTTGTCGTTGGCCTTTTTTGTATTCATTTCTCCAATGTAACACTGAGTATTGAACAGGTTATTGGGTATCCATTAGTCAATAATCTACAAGCGAATGCAGCGCAAAGTCATCGGTTTGTCATTGAAAAACTCATAGCGTTAACGTTTTGTGAGAACCATTGCTGGTGGGGGAACTCTTTGCCGAATCGCCAGTATTATTAGTGAACTGATCACAACGGACCAACTAATGAAAAAGATACCTTTGGCTCTAACTCTTTTAAGCACTCTACTTTTTTCACAATATTCTTTGGCTACAGACACTTCACACACCACTCAAAACCCGACTTACGAACTCGATGGAAAAGCGGTACTAGGCCGTACGGAGAATGTGTACCTCTCTAGTGTTCAAGGGCTTAAAGACGTTCCTTTCATTGGTAAAATCGACACCGGTGCAGAAACCACTTCTATGCATGCGGAAGATATTCATGTGAAGAGCACGAATGCCGACTACAAAAACCTCAAAGACAAAGAGTTGATGGCGGCAATAACCGAAGACCTGTTGAACAATTCCGATGTTGATTACGATGATTGGGATGGCAGTACCTTTGCGAAATATGAGGCTGTGGTGTCTTTTAAAGTTCAAAACCCGCGCACGGGAGACATGGTATTAATCGAAGCGCCTTTAGAGCGTGTCAGCATGATACGCAGTCGCACCAGCAGCACGCCTTTGCTTCGTCCTACCGTAAAAATGTCGCTCACCATTGCAGATCAAGAGCTAAAAACCGATGTTAACCTGACCGACAGAAGTCACTTCTCTGCGCCAGTGCTGATCGGCAAAACCTTTCTTGCTGACAACGCCTTAGTGTTTGCAGGTTATGACTACTTGCAAGAGCAGGAAAACGCGACGGTTGTTGGCCGAAAAGAGGTGGTGTCTATCTCTGGAATGGCGATGAACGCGACGTTCTCATTAAAAAATCGCTACAGCATCCTTCATGCAAAAGACATCGACATAGATAAGAAGAACAGTGAAGTGACGTTTGATATGTTCGACAACGATGGCAAGCAGCAAGAGATGACACTGCCATTAGTTCGTATGTTAAGCGTGAGTGGTAAGAAAAGACCTTTGGTGTATGTGCCGGTTCAACTCGATGAAAACACAACTAAAGACGTTCTGGTGTACCTACGTGAGCGCTCGAGTAGTGAGTCGCAGTTGAGATTTGGTACCAGTACCGCCAGTGAACTTTTCATGATTGACACCAATGCAGAAAATATTCTTTCTGAAGGTTCAGAGAGCTTTAGTGATGTTGCTAAAAAGAGTGAACCTTTGGTTATTTCTCCAGAAGAGGACATCACCCTTGATGACTTCCCACTCAAGGCCGTTGCCTCTTTCACTGTCAACACGCCTCTGTTGAAGGTCGACAGTTTTGAAATGACAGGTAAAGGCAAAGATGCCTCCGTTGAATTTTATCTTACGGATGTAAATGGTGAGAAGCAGAAGGTGACCAAGCCAATTATTAAGAAGCTTAAAGTCGGTGATGATACTCGTCCGGTAGTGAGTGGTGAGTTTGCGGTCTCTGGAAACGTTCGTACGCAAGAGTTTGCTATCGATGTGCTTAACAGTAATGAGAAAGAGGCCTACTTCATTTTAGGTAAGAAGATGGCAAAAGACGGAGTGTATGTGAACACTCGATCTGACTACCTTTTGAAAGCTGAGCCTTTGTTTAAAGTTGGGCACATTGAAGTGGTTGAAGTGAACGGCATGAAGTTCCCGGCCAAGCTCGACACGGGCGCGGATGTGAGCTCAATGAACGCAGTCAACATCAAACGATTTAAGAAAGACGGCCAAGACATGGTGAGTTTTACCTATCAAAACAACCAAGGCGATAAGCAAGATTTCACCAAGCCAGTGATTGATGTAATGCGCATCAAAGCCAAGAAAGGCGAGAAGGTGAACATTCGTCCTGTAGTAGAAATGAAGGTTAAGCTCGGAGACCTAGAGAAAGAGGTGAGGGTAAACCTTCAAGATCGCT belongs to Vibrio splendidus and includes:
- a CDS encoding ATP-dependent zinc protease family protein — translated: MKKIPLALTLLSTLLFSQYSLATDTSHTTQNPTYELDGKAVLGRTENVYLSSVQGLKDVPFIGKIDTGAETTSMHAEDIHVKSTNADYKNLKDKELMAAITEDLLNNSDVDYDDWDGSTFAKYEAVVSFKVQNPRTGDMVLIEAPLERVSMIRSRTSSTPLLRPTVKMSLTIADQELKTDVNLTDRSHFSAPVLIGKTFLADNALVFAGYDYLQEQENATVVGRKEVVSISGMAMNATFSLKNRYSILHAKDIDIDKKNSEVTFDMFDNDGKQQEMTLPLVRMLSVSGKKRPLVYVPVQLDENTTKDVLVYLRERSSSESQLRFGTSTASELFMIDTNAENILSEGSESFSDVAKKSEPLVISPEEDITLDDFPLKAVASFTVNTPLLKVDSFEMTGKGKDASVEFYLTDVNGEKQKVTKPIIKKLKVGDDTRPVVSGEFAVSGNVRTQEFAIDVLNSNEKEAYFILGKKMAKDGVYVNTRSDYLLKAEPLFKVGHIEVVEVNGMKFPAKLDTGADVSSMNAVNIKRFKKDGQDMVSFTYQNNQGDKQDFTKPVIDVMRIKAKKGEKVNIRPVVEMKVKLGDLEKEVRVNLQDRSRFEYSMILGKNFLKHGAVVSSDEDYLLGDME
- a CDS encoding DUF429 domain-containing protein, encoding MKYIGIDGCKAGWIAWIVSGNEIPTFKVVNTLDELVDEFAGSTTLIDMPIGFSDSLTPDRLCDKAARRFLTSKRGSSVFPVPCREAVYQTDYITACNTNVQQLDKKFSKQTWGIVPKIRELDELIESHPSLSIRESHPEVVFAALKDEPLTFSKRTQEGKEERLSIIQQLAPQWCDRLSLAISNTKRKDVAIDDIYDAFVLMLIAYYAPQLSTLPELSDVGGEADVDQNGRVREIVYWNKTR
- a CDS encoding YeeE/YedE thiosulfate transporter family protein; its protein translation is MLIVAIVFSGSLAWVFMALGSAVEGRALSSAFWPSLFSLFGGFLFGIGAAINSGCGVSTVSRLARGEVVMLATILGWFVAWLLFAPALPTELKGSRLVLSDFSRYAFLGIISFIIVVSCYFMNVVNRKLWFSMLGIGLMAGFVFLYEPHWTPSGLLKSMGTSLWHGKAEDWPSSERFILMISLLVGMVSAAFFTGSFSLRFSPIRRFGKHLVAGVLMGFGAVMAGGGNDTQLLVAMPVLSLAGVFSVLSIIVGIYTGVKLIQSR
- a CDS encoding M15 family metallopeptidase, with translation MKHFIVGWLATVLSAASYAQVAPISQWQCDMMKKNNVLSSGAPVGCERLSKVDFDFINFKGETQQGNMIVLDVIAPAVEQIFSELKQRNFPLHSARLMREFRGDDNASMDANNSSAFNARPITGGGGWSKHAYGVAIDINPVQNPFLDFDNNGLITVKPSQSATRYVNRTRFRARDEIERRGMAEDVVELFAHHGFMIWGGDWNSPIDTQHLEVGSRKFVNQLLSKPKPEAKVLFERYVESYRQCYLKNKGENAEKARAICAKKTVGTF